A region of the Nocardia asteroides genome:
GCACCACCTTGTGCTCGGTCGCCAGCACCGCGTCCGGGCCGATGATCTCGCGAGCCTTCGCGGTGTGCGCCGTCGGCACGAAGTAGGGCAGCGGGCCCACCGACCGCTCGGCGGCCAGCTTCAACACCCGCGGGCCCAGCGCTGCCACCGCGCGACGTTCGGCGGGCACGCCCGCCGCGTCGAGTTCGTCGAGATACTCGACCAGCGCGTCGTACGGCTTGCGGTATTCGCCGGTGTGCTCCGGATGTCCCGCGCCGACGCCGAGCAGGAAGCGGCCGGGGAAGCGCGCCTCGATCCGGTGATAGGAGTCGGCAACCTCCTTCGCCGGGGCCGCCCAGATGTTCACGATGCTGGTGGCCACGGTGATCGTTTCGGTCGCCTCCAGCAGTGGTTCGACCACTGGCAGATCCGCCGGGGGCGAGGCCCCCAACCACAGCGCGCCGTATCCCAGCTGCTCCAATTCCCGCGCGTCCTCCGGGCTGAACCCGTTGTACGCCCGCCACACTCCGAACCGCCCGAGACTGTCGAATGCCATGTCCGGACCCAACATGTGCTCGCGGGCGGCTATTCCGCGCGGACGGATCCCGGGCTTCTCACCCCCGTCGGATCTGTGCCGCGCCGCTCCAAGAGGGCTACTGTGGCAATTGCACAGCTATCGGCGCCCGCCGCCGTGGCAGGCGTCACCACTACGAAATGGAGGTGATCGCTGTGCTCAGATTCGATCCATTCCATGACATCGACACCGTCACCCGCCAACTGCTCGGTGAGAGCGCCGGAACCGCTCGAGCACCCCGATTCATGCCGATGGATCTGTTCAAGGCGGGAGATCACTACGTCTTGAACGCGGACCTGCCCGGCGTCGATCCCGGTTCGATCGATGTCAGCGTCGACAACGGCACGCTCACCTTGCGGGCGCAACGCACCGTGCCGAGCGAGGAAGGCGTCCAGTGGATCGCCTCGGAACGCTTCGCGGGCGCCTTCATGCGCCAGCTGTCCCTCGGCGAGAACGTCGACGTCGACAACATCGGCGCGACCTATAACAACGGCGTGCTGTCGGTGACGATCCCGATCGCGGAGCGCGCGAAGCCGCGTCGCATCCAGATCTCCGGGGCATCCCAAGAGCCGAGGACGATCGAAGCGCAGACGAGGCAGACCGAACAACTGTCGCCGACGCAGCGCGAACAATCCCAGCAGTCCGAACAGTCCCAGCAGCAATACCCCGGGTCATCCAAGTGACCGGGTCGCTACCCGCACCCGCGCACGGGTGCGGGTGCGGGTAGCCCCCATTCTCAATCGCCGCAACAACCCGCGTCCGGGACCGGGACCGGGACCGACCGCATCTCGCGGGTCTGCGCGTTGCGGGCGGCGAGTTCCCCGTCGGCCGGATAGTCGACGCCGATCAGGCTCAGACCGTGGGCGGGAGCGACGGTCACCGAGCTGGAACGCTCCCGCTCACGCAAGAGCTCGGCGACCCATTCCGGAGTGCGGCGACCTTCGCCGACCGCGAGGACCGCGCCGACCAGGCTGCGGACCATCGACCAGCAGAACGCGTCCGCGCTGACATAGGCGACCAGCAGATCGCCGTCGCGCACCCAATCGAAGCGCTGCAACTCGCGGACGGTCGTCGCGCCCTCCCTACGCCGGCAGAACGCGGCGAAATCGTGCAGCCCCAGCAGCTTCCGCGATGCCACGCGCATGGCTGGGACGTCGACGCCGGATCGGCAGGCGACCACGCCGCGGGCGTGCAGCGGTTCCGCGCCGTACGGTGCGGTGGTCAATCGATAGGCGTAGTGGCGGCGGACGGCGGAGAACCGGGCGTCGAACTCGGGCGCGGCCAGGCGCGCGTCCTTGATCCGCACGTCCTTCGGCAGGAATCGCGCCATCCGGTGCACCAGCTTGCCCGCATCCAGTTCGCCGGAGGTGTCGAAGTGCGCGACCTGTCCCTCCGCATGCACGCCCGCGTCGGTGCGGCCCGCCACCGTCAGCTGGATCGGCTCGCGGAACACCTTGCTCAGCGAGTCCTCCAGCACGCCCTGCACGGTGCGCAGACCCGGCTGACGCGCCCAGCCGACGAAATCCGTGCCGTCGTAGGCGATGTCCAGCCGGACCCGGGACAGGCCGGTCACGGGCTCGCCGGGCGTGTCCTCGCGCGGCCGGTCCGACATCGATCCCACCGATTCCTCCACGGTCACATGATCCTCCGGTCGAAACGAACGAGCCCGCCGACCCAGTGCGGGTGGCGGGCTCGTACGTGAACTCCGACGCTCAGCGTCAGGCGTCCTTCTTCTCCTCGGCGGCCTGCTCCTCGGCGGCCTCCTCGGCAGCCGGAGCCTCGGCCTCGGCGGTCTCGGTGGCGGCCTCGTCGGCCTGCGCCTCGACGACCTCGGCGGCCGGAGCCTCCTCCGCCTGCTTCGACGCCGCGACGCGACGGGCGCGATCGGCCTCGTTGGTCACGGTCTTCTCCCGGACCAGCTCGATGATCGCCATCGGCGCGTTGTCACCCTTGCGCGGCAGCGTCTTGGTGATGCGGGTGTAGCCACCCTCGCGCCCCTCGAACGACGGGCCGATCTCGGCGAAGAGTTCGTGCACGACGGTCTTGTTGCGGATCACCTTCAGCACCTCGCGACGGTCGGCAAGGGTGCCGGCCTTCGCCTTGGTGATCAGCTTCTCCGCGTAGGGGCGCACGGCCTTGGCTTTGGCCTCGGTGGTGGTGATCCGGCCGTGCTCGAAGAGCGCCGTCGCCAGATTGGCGAAGATCGCCTTCTGGTGCGACGCCGACCCGCCGAAGCGGGCACCCTTCTTGGGCTTGGGCATTGTGATGTTCTCCTGTGTCTTTTCTCGGCGCTCCCGGGCGCGTCGCTTACGCCGCGGGCGCGAGGCCGGGCCGGGGCGCCTCCCCCGGCGGCCTAGAGCTGTTCGGTCTCGGCGTAGTCCTGCTCGCCGCCATCGGTGTCACTGAACGTGCCGCTGTCGCTCCACGTGCCGGTGCTCGCGTCGTAGCCGACCACGCTGGACGGATCGAACGACGCCGGGCTGTCCTTGAGCGAGAGGCCCAGCGCGTGCAGCTTGACCTTGACCTCGTCGATGGACTTCTGGCCGAAGTTGCGAATGTCCAGCAGATCCGACTCGGTGCGGGCGACCAGCTCGCCCACGGTGTGCACACCCTCGCGCTTGAGGCAGTTGTAGGACCGGACGGTGAGGTCCAGGTCCTCGATCGGCAGTCCGAACGAGGCGATGTGGTCCGCCTCGGCCGGCGAGGGGCCGATCTCGATGCCCTCGGCTTCGACGTTCAGCTCACGAGCCAGGCCGAAGAGTTCGACCAGGGTCTTGCCCGCCGAAGCGAGCGCGTCCCGTGCGCTGATGGAGTTCTTGGTCTCCACGTCGAGGATGAGACGGTCGAAGTCGGTGCGCTGCTCGACGCGGGTGGCCTCGACCTTGTAGGTCACCTTGAGCACAGGCGAGTAGATCGAATCCACCGGGATCCGGCCGATTTCCGCACCGGAGGCCTTGTTCTGCACGGCGGGGACGTAGCCGCGACCGCGCTCGACGACGAGCTCGATCTCCAGCTTGCCCTTGTCGTTCAGGGTCGCGATGTGCATGTCCGGGTTGTGCACCACGACACCGCTCGGCGGGACGATGTCACCGGCGGTGACGGTGCCCGGGCCCTGCTTGCGCACGTACATCGTGACCGGCTCGTCCTCCTCCGAGGACACGACCAGGCCCTTGAGGTTCAGGATGATGTCGGTGACATCCTCCTTCACGCCGGGAACGGTGGTGAACTCGTGCAGGACGCCGTCGATGCGGATGCTCGTGACCGCGGCCCCCGGAATCGAGGACAGCAGGGTACGCCGCAGCGAGTTGCCGAGGGTGTAACCGAAGCCCGGCTCGAGCGGTTCGATGGTGAACTTCGACCGGTTCTCGGCGACGACCTCTTCGGTCAGCGTCGGACGCTGTGAGATCAGCATGGGGATCATCCTCCTTTTTGGGCGCCCGCTATTTGACGCCTCGTCTCAGGGGTTGTGCGTGGCCGCCCATGTCGGGCGACCACGCACCAGCAGCACAGTGCTGTACTCGTCGAAGTATTACTTCGAGTAGTACTCGACGATCAGCTGTTCCTGCAGCGGCACATCGATCTGGGCGCGCTCGGGCAACTGGTGGACCAGAATCCGCAGTCGGCCCGGGATCACCTGCAGCCAGCCCGGAACCGGGCGGTCGCCGACGGTCTCACGCGCCACCTGGAACGGCAGGGTGCCCAGCGACTTCTCCTTGACATCGATGATGTCGTACTGGGTGACCTGGAAGCTGGGAACGTCGACCTTCTTGTTGTTCACCAGGAAGTGGCCGTGAGAGACCAGCTGGCGAGCCTGACGGCGGGTACGGGCCAGACCGGCGCGGTACACCACGTTGTCCAGCCGGGTCTCGAGCAGACGCAGCAGGTTGTCACCGGTCTTGCCCTTGAGGCGGTTGGCCTCCTTGTAGTACCGGCTGAACTGCTTCTCCATGATGCCGTAGGTGAAGCGGGCCTTCTGCTTCTCCTGCAGCTGGAGCAGGTACTCGCTCTCCTTGATCCGCGCGCGGCCGTGCTGGCCGGGCGGGTAGGGGCGACGCTCGAACGCCTGGTCGCCTCCGACGAGGTCGACGCGCAGACGACGCGACTTGCGGGTGATGGGGCCTGTGTAACGAGCCATTGTTCGCTGTTCCTTTCCCGCTAGACGCGACGCCGCTTGGGCGGACGGCAGCCGTTGTGCGGCTGCGGGGTGACATCGGAGATCGTGCCCACCTCGAGGCCCGCGGCCTGCAGCGAGCGGATCGCGGTCTCACGGCCCGAACCGGGGCCCTTCACGAACACGTCGACCTTCTTGACGCCGTGTTCCTGCGCCTTGCGGGCGGCGTTCTCGGCGGCGAGCTGCGCGGCGAACGGGGTCGACTTGCGCGAGCCCTTGAAGCCGACGTGACCCGACGACGCCCAGGAGATGACGTTGCCGTTCGGGTCGGTGATCGACACGATCGTGTTGTTGAACGTGCTCTTGATGTGTGCGTTGCCGTGCGGGACGTTCTTCTTGTCCCTGCGACGCGACTTCTGGGTCTTCTTCGGGCCCGCGGCCCGACTCTTCGGAGGCATCGGTTATCCCTACTTCTTCTTGCCGGCGACGGTGCGCTTCGGGCCCTTGCGGGTGCGCGCGTTGGTCTTGGTGCGCTGGCCACGGACGGGCAGGCCACGACGGTGGCGCAGACCCTGGTAGCAGCCGATCTCGATCTTGCGGCGAATATCGGCCTGCACCTCGCGGCGCAGGTCACCCTCGACCTTGAACTCGGAAGCCTCGATGTAGTCACGCAGCTTCGTCAGATCGTCGTCGCTGAGATCCTTCGAACGCAGGTCCGGGCTGACGCCGGTGGCCTCGAGGATCTCCTTGGAGCGGGTACGGCCAATGCCGAAAATGTAGGTCAGTGCGATCTCCATGCGCTTCTCGCGCGGGAGGTCGACGCCCATGAGACGTGCCATCTGGCAGCTTCCTTAATCGTTGCGGAGGTCTGCTCCCTGTCCGTCCCCTCGTCTTGTGGGGCACCGGCCTCCGAACCGGTGGTAGGCGCGCACGCCCCAGGGCGAACCCTGATATCCGCAGCGTGCGGCTGGTGCTGGGAGTTCTTCTTGCCAATCCGAACTGCGGTTCGGTGCTTGGCTGGTGTTGCGTCGAGCGGCGCCGTCGGCATGCCTCCGGCGGATGAAGCGAGGTCTCCCTCGCCTCCGCTCAGCCCTGGCGCTGCTTGTGGCGCAGGTTGTCGCAGATCACCATGACCCGGCCGTGACGGCGGATCACCTTGCACTTCTCGCAGATCTTCTTGACGCTCGGCTGAACCTTCACGTCCGTCCAATCTGTTGTGGTTCACACGGGTGTGAACACAGTTTTTCCCCAGTCGGCGACTGGGGAAGCTCTGTGGTGAGTCGTTCGACTCGGTCCCGGCGTACGCCGGGACAACCGGCCGCGCCGGGCGCGATCACTTGTAGCGGTAAACGATCCGGCCACGCGACAGGTCGTAGGGCGAGAGCTCGACGACCACACGGTCCTCGGGGAGGATGCGAATGTAGTGCTGCCGCATCTTCCCGCTGATGTGCGCGAGAACCTTGTGCCCGTTCTCGAGCTCGATCCGGAACATCGCATTGGGCAGCGGCTCGACAACCCGACCCTCGACCTCGATGGCCCCGTCTTTCTTCGCCATGTCCTCCGCGATCCCGGTTACACTCAACCTGGTTTGTTTGCCTGGTCCTGCTCGGATGGACCGGTCGCCTGAGCGGACCGCTCGCACACAAACAGGCGGCGCATAGGTGCACCGCCGCTCCAGCTTACCGACCCGTTCCCGTTCGGGCAAAAATGCCTCCCTGTATACCCGTGTCGCCTGCCGTTTCGCAGCCGCCTTCCCACCGGTGGCGGGCGTCTGGTCCTGCGCCGCGACGGGACCGGGTTGTCGCGTAAACTGGCCGCTGTCCAGGTATTTGGGTCGAGCAGATCGAGGGGGATGCGTGAGCCGGCGCAGCGAGCGAGGCACCGGCGGAGGCGCCCTCGGTCTGGGCCGAGCGAGCGGCAGGGAGGCGAGGCCGTGTGAGTAAGCGTAGCGAGCGAGTCACCGGCAGTGCGCCCCTGGCCACGACCGAGCCGAGCAGCAGCGAGGGAAGTCGTGAGTGAACGCAGCGAGCGAGTCATCGGCACACCGAGCCGCAGCGAGGCGCAGCCGTGAGCCGTAGCAATGACGGCCTTCCCATGCTGCCGCCGTGGCTGTCGGAAAGCGACGTCACACAGAGCGGCTACGAAGCGCCGGTGCAGAACCTCCCGCAC
Encoded here:
- a CDS encoding Hsp20/alpha crystallin family protein — protein: MLRFDPFHDIDTVTRQLLGESAGTARAPRFMPMDLFKAGDHYVLNADLPGVDPGSIDVSVDNGTLTLRAQRTVPSEEGVQWIASERFAGAFMRQLSLGENVDVDNIGATYNNGVLSVTIPIAERAKPRRIQISGASQEPRTIEAQTRQTEQLSPTQREQSQQSEQSQQQYPGSSK
- a CDS encoding LLM class F420-dependent oxidoreductase; protein product: MAFDSLGRFGVWRAYNGFSPEDARELEQLGYGALWLGASPPADLPVVEPLLEATETITVATSIVNIWAAPAKEVADSYHRIEARFPGRFLLGVGAGHPEHTGEYRKPYDALVEYLDELDAAGVPAERRAVAALGPRVLKLAAERSVGPLPYFVPTAHTAKAREIIGPDAVLATEHKVVLTDDVRAAHAVADETVGFYLGLTNYVSNLRRFGFTDADLAVPPGDRVFDAVVAHGTPEQIADRLSGHLRAGADHVAVQILGDNYLPALRTLAPLLTARS
- the rpsK gene encoding 30S ribosomal protein S11; its protein translation is MPPKSRAAGPKKTQKSRRRDKKNVPHGNAHIKSTFNNTIVSITDPNGNVISWASSGHVGFKGSRKSTPFAAQLAAENAARKAQEHGVKKVDVFVKGPGSGRETAIRSLQAAGLEVGTISDVTPQPHNGCRPPKRRRV
- the rpmJ gene encoding 50S ribosomal protein L36, which codes for MKVQPSVKKICEKCKVIRRHGRVMVICDNLRHKQRQG
- the rpsD gene encoding 30S ribosomal protein S4 — translated: MARYTGPITRKSRRLRVDLVGGDQAFERRPYPPGQHGRARIKESEYLLQLQEKQKARFTYGIMEKQFSRYYKEANRLKGKTGDNLLRLLETRLDNVVYRAGLARTRRQARQLVSHGHFLVNNKKVDVPSFQVTQYDIIDVKEKSLGTLPFQVARETVGDRPVPGWLQVIPGRLRILVHQLPERAQIDVPLQEQLIVEYYSK
- the infA gene encoding translation initiation factor IF-1; protein product: MAKKDGAIEVEGRVVEPLPNAMFRIELENGHKVLAHISGKMRQHYIRILPEDRVVVELSPYDLSRGRIVYRYK
- a CDS encoding DNA-directed RNA polymerase subunit alpha, with amino-acid sequence MLISQRPTLTEEVVAENRSKFTIEPLEPGFGYTLGNSLRRTLLSSIPGAAVTSIRIDGVLHEFTTVPGVKEDVTDIILNLKGLVVSSEEDEPVTMYVRKQGPGTVTAGDIVPPSGVVVHNPDMHIATLNDKGKLEIELVVERGRGYVPAVQNKASGAEIGRIPVDSIYSPVLKVTYKVEATRVEQRTDFDRLILDVETKNSISARDALASAGKTLVELFGLARELNVEAEGIEIGPSPAEADHIASFGLPIEDLDLTVRSYNCLKREGVHTVGELVARTESDLLDIRNFGQKSIDEVKVKLHALGLSLKDSPASFDPSSVVGYDASTGTWSDSGTFSDTDGGEQDYAETEQL
- the rplQ gene encoding 50S ribosomal protein L17 is translated as MPKPKKGARFGGSASHQKAIFANLATALFEHGRITTTEAKAKAVRPYAEKLITKAKAGTLADRREVLKVIRNKTVVHELFAEIGPSFEGREGGYTRITKTLPRKGDNAPMAIIELVREKTVTNEADRARRVAASKQAEEAPAAEVVEAQADEAATETAEAEAPAAEEAAEEQAAEEKKDA
- the rpsM gene encoding 30S ribosomal protein S13; its protein translation is MARLMGVDLPREKRMEIALTYIFGIGRTRSKEILEATGVSPDLRSKDLSDDDLTKLRDYIEASEFKVEGDLRREVQADIRRKIEIGCYQGLRHRRGLPVRGQRTKTNARTRKGPKRTVAGKKK
- the truA gene encoding tRNA pseudouridine(38-40) synthase TruA, giving the protein MSDRPREDTPGEPVTGLSRVRLDIAYDGTDFVGWARQPGLRTVQGVLEDSLSKVFREPIQLTVAGRTDAGVHAEGQVAHFDTSGELDAGKLVHRMARFLPKDVRIKDARLAAPEFDARFSAVRRHYAYRLTTAPYGAEPLHARGVVACRSGVDVPAMRVASRKLLGLHDFAAFCRRREGATTVRELQRFDWVRDGDLLVAYVSADAFCWSMVRSLVGAVLAVGEGRRTPEWVAELLRERERSSSVTVAPAHGLSLIGVDYPADGELAARNAQTREMRSVPVPVPDAGCCGD